One stretch of Paenibacillus sp. AN1007 DNA includes these proteins:
- a CDS encoding ABC transporter ATP-binding protein: MGAATPVVELKQITKRFPGIVANDAISLQLQKGEIHALLGENGAGKSTLMNIVFGLYQPDEGSIEVNGKPVIIDSPNRAIDLGIGMVHQHFKLVQPFTVTENIILGSEPKKGLNINYKKAAAEVQRLSEQYGLKVNPHAKIHDISVGMQQRVEIVKTLYRGADILIFDEPTAVLTPQEIKELMVIMKKLVAEGKSIILITHKLKEIMEISDTVTIIRRGKVIDSVKTSETNPNELAEKMVGRNVTFKVDKKPATPGANVLEVSKLMSKNKEGIAVLNEFNLNVRAGEIVGIAGVDGNGQSELIEALTGLRKVDSGSIRLQGKELSNHSPRHISEAGVAHIPEDRHKHGLVLDFSVSENIVLESYYKEPYTRKGFLNFEAIKKQAKRLVEAFDVRTPSIETKARSLSGGNQQKAIIAREVDKNPELLIAAQPTRGLDVGAIEFVQKQLIAQRDQGKAVLLISFELDEIMNVSDRIAVIYEGQIVGEVLPEETNDRELGLMMAGSTQKRGTVHE, encoded by the coding sequence ATGGGTGCAGCAACCCCCGTCGTTGAGTTGAAACAGATAACGAAGCGTTTCCCAGGCATTGTTGCCAACGACGCCATCAGCCTTCAGCTTCAGAAAGGCGAGATTCATGCTCTACTGGGCGAAAACGGCGCTGGTAAGTCAACATTAATGAATATTGTTTTTGGTCTCTATCAGCCAGATGAAGGTTCCATTGAAGTGAATGGCAAACCTGTCATCATCGATAGTCCTAACCGGGCAATCGATCTTGGCATCGGTATGGTGCATCAGCATTTTAAGCTTGTACAGCCGTTCACGGTAACAGAGAACATTATTTTGGGATCCGAGCCTAAGAAGGGTCTCAATATTAACTATAAAAAGGCTGCTGCAGAAGTACAGCGATTGTCCGAGCAGTATGGGCTTAAGGTTAACCCTCATGCCAAAATTCATGATATCTCTGTCGGTATGCAGCAGCGTGTTGAGATTGTTAAAACATTGTACCGCGGTGCGGACATTCTGATCTTCGATGAACCTACAGCGGTACTTACACCGCAGGAAATCAAAGAGCTGATGGTTATCATGAAAAAACTTGTTGCAGAAGGCAAGTCGATTATTCTCATTACCCATAAGCTGAAAGAAATCATGGAGATTTCGGATACAGTAACCATTATTCGTCGTGGCAAGGTCATTGATTCCGTCAAAACATCGGAAACGAATCCGAATGAACTGGCAGAGAAAATGGTTGGCCGCAACGTTACGTTCAAAGTGGACAAGAAGCCTGCCACGCCTGGAGCCAATGTGCTTGAGGTCAGCAAGTTGATGTCCAAAAACAAAGAAGGAATCGCAGTACTGAACGAATTCAATCTGAATGTGCGTGCCGGAGAAATTGTCGGTATTGCCGGCGTTGACGGTAATGGCCAGAGTGAATTAATTGAAGCTCTTACTGGCCTGCGTAAAGTCGACAGTGGATCAATCCGCCTGCAGGGGAAAGAACTGTCCAACCACTCTCCGCGTCATATATCCGAGGCGGGTGTCGCACACATTCCAGAGGACAGACATAAGCATGGGCTTGTTCTGGATTTTTCGGTGAGCGAAAATATCGTTCTGGAGTCATATTACAAGGAACCGTATACGCGCAAAGGTTTCCTTAACTTTGAGGCAATCAAAAAGCAGGCCAAGCGGCTTGTTGAAGCATTTGACGTGCGTACACCGAGCATCGAGACAAAAGCGCGTTCGCTGTCCGGAGGAAACCAGCAGAAGGCCATTATCGCCCGTGAGGTCGATAAAAACCCTGAATTGCTGATTGCGGCTCAGCCAACTCGTGGACTGGACGTAGGAGCTATCGAGTTTGTACAGAAGCAATTGATCGCACAACGAGACCAGGGGAAGGCCGTGCTGCTTATTTCGTTCGAGTTGGATGAGATCATGAACGTTTCGGACCGCATTGCGGTGATCTACGAAGGACAGATCGTAGGTGAGGTGCTGCCGGAAGAAACCAATGACAGGGAGCTCGGCTTGATGATGGCGGGCAGCACCCAAAAGAGAGGTACTGTGCATGAATAA
- a CDS encoding phosphatase PAP2 family protein → MSRFFLKFQEYDRNVFMWINGRLHNRFMNFWLYYFTHLGGATSSIAVSLLIWLLAPAPWSTIGLQACIALAVSHIPVAIAKKLYPRIRPYLALPDTITFRNPLTDHSFPSGHTTAIFSVTVPFMAAEPFLLLTLLPVALIVGFSRIYLGLHYPSDVLAGAAIGTLVALAAVAFWP, encoded by the coding sequence ATGAGCCGTTTTTTCTTAAAGTTCCAAGAGTATGATCGTAACGTATTTATGTGGATTAACGGCCGACTTCATAATCGGTTTATGAATTTCTGGCTGTACTATTTCACCCACCTTGGTGGAGCAACTTCTTCCATTGCTGTATCTCTTTTGATCTGGCTGCTCGCCCCGGCTCCATGGAGCACGATTGGACTTCAGGCCTGCATTGCTTTAGCCGTAAGTCACATCCCAGTAGCCATAGCCAAAAAATTGTATCCTCGCATTCGGCCCTATCTGGCCCTGCCTGATACAATCACTTTCCGCAACCCTCTGACGGATCATTCGTTTCCGTCCGGGCATACGACTGCTATTTTTTCGGTTACAGTGCCCTTCATGGCTGCTGAACCGTTTCTACTGCTAACACTGCTGCCTGTGGCTCTTATTGTCGGATTCTCCCGAATCTATCTGGGGCTCCACTATCCGTCCGATGTTTTGGCAGGAGCTGCAATCGGTACTTTAGTCGCACTTGCCGCAGTTGCATTCTGGCCTTAA
- the rpmI gene encoding 50S ribosomal protein L35 — MPKMKTHSSLKGRFKITGSGKVLRYKAHKNHLLSHKSKRAKRVLNGNPVMAAGDVRRLKQGLANLKG; from the coding sequence ATGCCTAAAATGAAAACACACAGCAGTTTGAAAGGACGCTTCAAAATTACCGGTTCCGGTAAAGTCCTTCGTTACAAAGCTCACAAAAACCACTTGCTTTCTCACAAATCCAAACGTGCGAAGCGCGTTCTGAACGGTAACCCGGTTATGGCTGCAGGTGACGTGAGACGTTTGAAACAAGGTTTGGCTAACCTGAAAGGTTAA
- the infC gene encoding translation initiation factor IF-3: MINDEIRAKEVRLVGAEGEQIGITPIREALQMAIDLNLDLVNVAPQAKPPVCRIMDYGKFRYEQQKKEKEARKNQKIVDIKEVWFRSNIEEHDYQTKLRNVIKFLKEGDKVKCSVRYRGREIAHASIGQKILERVKVEVAELCTVERQPKLEGRSMIMILAPKA, translated from the coding sequence ATGATTAATGACGAGATTCGGGCGAAGGAAGTACGCCTTGTCGGAGCTGAAGGAGAACAAATCGGGATTACACCCATTCGTGAAGCACTTCAAATGGCAATTGACCTGAACTTGGACCTGGTCAATGTGGCCCCACAGGCTAAACCGCCGGTGTGCCGCATCATGGACTATGGCAAATTCCGCTATGAGCAGCAGAAGAAAGAAAAAGAAGCCCGTAAGAACCAGAAAATTGTTGATATTAAAGAAGTATGGTTCCGTTCCAATATTGAGGAGCACGATTATCAGACGAAGCTTCGTAATGTAATTAAGTTTTTGAAAGAAGGCGACAAAGTGAAATGCTCCGTTCGTTATCGCGGACGTGAGATTGCACATGCGTCTATTGGTCAAAAGATTTTGGAACGCGTTAAGGTGGAAGTTGCAGAACTTTGTACCGTTGAGCGTCAACCCAAACTGGAAGGCCGCAGTATGATCATGATCTTGGCTCCTAAAGCCTGA
- a CDS encoding glycosyltransferase family 2 protein has product MLDAIFVTLQVILALLAVYQFTFSLFGLYKKKKKKNYPASKSFAVLVAAHNEEQVIGALMENLKQLDYPRDLYDVFVICDNCTDSTADIVREHGWNACVRTNPDLRGKGYAIEWMLKYLWDLPRQYDAVVMFDADNLVEQNFLREMNNDLCNGARVIQGYIDTKNPEDSWITAAYGVSYWYINRLWQLSRHNLNMANFLGGTGMCFETNLLKDIGWGATSLVEDLEFTMRSVQRNVYPVFNYDAKVFDEKPLTFKASARQRLRWMQGHFTVARRYFFPLLWQSIKERSLVKFDLAVYGANVYVVLLTFLLTAVMSIDIYVLDGPHIANIYGYFPLWVGFIAIGMNVLTFLLSMALEKVTFAKVYLYLILFPIYLLSWYPITFYAFFTQNNKQWSHTQHTRVVRLDEVQSKQG; this is encoded by the coding sequence ATGTTGGACGCTATATTTGTCACGCTGCAGGTCATTCTGGCACTGCTCGCCGTGTACCAATTCACGTTTTCGCTGTTCGGTCTGTATAAGAAAAAGAAAAAGAAAAATTATCCTGCTTCAAAATCATTTGCCGTGCTCGTTGCGGCGCACAATGAGGAGCAAGTTATTGGCGCGCTGATGGAAAACCTGAAGCAGCTTGATTATCCTAGGGATCTGTACGATGTATTTGTTATCTGTGACAACTGCACAGATAGTACGGCAGATATCGTTCGCGAGCATGGCTGGAATGCCTGTGTGCGCACGAATCCTGACCTGAGAGGTAAAGGTTATGCCATCGAATGGATGCTTAAATACTTGTGGGATTTGCCGCGCCAGTATGATGCGGTAGTTATGTTTGACGCCGATAATCTGGTGGAACAGAACTTCCTGCGCGAGATGAACAACGACTTGTGCAATGGAGCACGTGTTATTCAAGGATACATCGATACAAAGAATCCTGAAGATTCATGGATTACAGCTGCTTATGGTGTATCGTATTGGTACATCAACCGTTTGTGGCAGTTGTCCCGTCATAATCTGAACATGGCGAATTTCCTCGGTGGTACGGGCATGTGCTTCGAGACGAATTTGCTAAAAGATATCGGTTGGGGAGCTACAAGTCTGGTAGAAGATCTGGAGTTTACCATGCGCAGCGTGCAGCGTAATGTATATCCAGTGTTTAACTATGATGCCAAAGTATTTGATGAGAAACCATTAACATTCAAAGCGTCTGCAAGACAGCGCCTGCGCTGGATGCAGGGTCACTTTACGGTTGCCAGAAGATACTTCTTCCCGCTGCTCTGGCAGTCGATCAAAGAAAGAAGTCTGGTGAAGTTTGACCTTGCTGTGTATGGTGCCAATGTATATGTAGTGCTTCTTACCTTTCTATTGACGGCTGTAATGTCGATCGATATCTATGTGCTGGATGGGCCGCATATTGCCAATATCTATGGCTACTTCCCGCTATGGGTCGGGTTCATTGCTATCGGTATGAATGTGCTGACGTTCCTGTTATCGATGGCTCTGGAGAAAGTTACTTTTGCCAAAGTGTATCTGTATCTGATCCTGTTCCCGATTTATCTGCTGTCGTGGTATCCGATTACCTTCTATGCGTTCTTCACACAGAACAACAAACAGTGGAGCCACACACAGCACACACGGGTTGTACGTCTGGACGAAGTGCAGAGCAAACAAGGTTAA
- a CDS encoding glycosyltransferase yields MEKKRILLLSEGFGAGHTQAAYALSSHLRKLSPMIQTKVLELGSFLNPKVAPLIINAYKKTVTNQPKLVGYMYKQQYKKPLNRLTTLALHKLFYTHTRSVVRQLHPSAIVCTHPIPSAVISRLKRLGTNVPLCNVLTDYDAHGTWISPEVDLYLVSSEEVKSKLMYRGVAVDKIKVTGIPVHPNFWEHPGHEEIRSRFNLKNMPTVLVMGGGWGMISDKVVHQLLARWHEDIQIIFCLGRNDKIRTRMEQDPLFQQENIHIIGYTTEIDKLMEVSDLLITKPGGMTCSEGLAKGIPMLFHNPIPGQEEENVHYFTARGLGEPLTSLDVVVQWMNKLLHHYPEVVEKRKRHLAEIAKVHPMESAHCIMNLLQDLQSSSSEETRV; encoded by the coding sequence GTGGAGAAAAAAAGAATCTTACTATTATCTGAAGGGTTTGGTGCAGGACACACCCAAGCCGCTTATGCATTGTCCAGCCATTTACGAAAGCTCTCTCCCATGATTCAAACCAAAGTGCTTGAGCTGGGAAGCTTTCTCAATCCAAAAGTAGCGCCACTTATTATTAATGCGTACAAAAAAACGGTGACCAATCAACCGAAACTTGTTGGATACATGTACAAACAGCAGTATAAAAAACCTTTAAACCGGCTGACAACTCTTGCACTGCACAAATTGTTTTACACACATACCCGCAGTGTCGTTCGTCAGCTGCATCCGAGTGCCATTGTCTGCACTCATCCGATCCCAAGTGCTGTAATTTCTCGTTTAAAGCGGCTGGGAACGAATGTCCCGCTGTGCAACGTCTTAACTGATTATGACGCACACGGTACTTGGATTAGTCCTGAGGTTGATCTGTATCTCGTTTCCTCGGAAGAAGTAAAGTCAAAATTGATGTACCGAGGTGTAGCTGTAGACAAAATCAAAGTGACAGGTATTCCGGTTCACCCGAACTTCTGGGAACACCCTGGACATGAAGAGATTCGCAGCAGATTCAATCTGAAGAACATGCCCACTGTGCTGGTGATGGGCGGTGGTTGGGGAATGATTAGTGATAAGGTTGTCCACCAGCTGCTGGCACGCTGGCATGAGGATATCCAGATCATTTTCTGCCTCGGGCGTAACGACAAAATACGCACCCGTATGGAACAGGACCCGCTGTTTCAACAGGAAAATATCCATATCATCGGTTATACGACGGAGATTGACAAATTAATGGAAGTTTCCGACCTGCTGATTACCAAACCGGGTGGTATGACCTGCAGTGAAGGTTTAGCCAAAGGTATTCCGATGCTTTTTCATAATCCAATTCCCGGGCAGGAAGAAGAGAATGTGCATTACTTCACAGCCAGAGGTTTGGGCGAACCCCTCACCTCACTTGATGTGGTCGTACAATGGATGAATAAACTCCTCCACCATTATCCGGAAGTAGTCGAGAAAAGGAAACGGCATCTGGCCGAAATTGCCAAGGTGCATCCGATGGAAAGCGCCCACTGCATCATGAATTTGCTGCAGGATCTGCAGTCCTCCTCTTCCGAAGAAACACGAGTATAA
- a CDS encoding ABC transporter permease: MNKVLKWFTRDSFIMPVVAILMGLILGGIVMMIGGYNPFEAYGALFKKVFGDMYNFGEAVREMTPLIMTGLAFAFAARAGLFNIGGEGQFLVGMTAATFVGVKFAGLPIYIHAPLALIAGAVFGGLWAAIAGYLKAARGVNEVISSIMLNWIGLYLANLIVRQFLLLPGDNRSADISDTASISLTWLSELMGDSRVHMGTLIAIVMAVVFYIYMWKTKQGFEIRAVGLNSNAAEYAGMSVNRNIVKAMFISGMLAGLGGAFQILGVFHYQSLMTGSPGTGFDGIAVALIGLNHPFGVLLGAVLFGTLTYGSAGMSFAADVPPEIIRIVIGSIIFFIAAQGIVRWILKPFYSKRKKEKVL, translated from the coding sequence ATGAATAAAGTATTAAAATGGTTTACCCGGGATTCATTTATTATGCCAGTCGTGGCGATTCTGATGGGACTCATTCTCGGGGGAATTGTTATGATGATTGGTGGATATAACCCATTTGAAGCGTATGGTGCGTTGTTTAAAAAGGTGTTTGGCGATATGTACAACTTCGGTGAAGCTGTTCGTGAGATGACACCACTCATCATGACAGGGCTCGCGTTTGCTTTTGCCGCTCGCGCCGGACTGTTTAATATTGGGGGCGAAGGACAGTTTCTCGTAGGTATGACTGCTGCTACCTTCGTAGGTGTGAAGTTCGCAGGCCTGCCTATTTATATTCACGCGCCTCTGGCGTTGATTGCGGGGGCGGTGTTTGGCGGACTTTGGGCTGCCATTGCAGGTTATTTGAAGGCTGCTCGCGGAGTTAATGAAGTAATCAGCAGTATTATGCTCAACTGGATCGGATTGTATCTGGCGAACCTTATCGTAAGACAGTTCTTACTGCTTCCAGGCGACAATCGTTCAGCAGATATCAGCGACACGGCATCCATTAGTTTGACTTGGCTTTCTGAATTAATGGGGGACTCCCGCGTTCATATGGGAACGTTGATTGCGATCGTGATGGCTGTAGTCTTTTATATTTATATGTGGAAAACGAAGCAGGGTTTTGAAATTCGCGCTGTAGGTCTCAACTCGAACGCAGCAGAATATGCAGGGATGAGTGTTAATCGAAATATTGTAAAAGCGATGTTTATTAGCGGTATGCTTGCAGGTTTGGGCGGCGCTTTTCAAATTTTGGGTGTATTCCACTATCAATCCTTAATGACGGGTTCACCTGGAACAGGATTTGATGGTATAGCCGTAGCATTGATTGGTTTGAATCATCCATTTGGTGTATTGCTGGGGGCAGTTCTATTCGGAACTCTCACATACGGTTCAGCAGGAATGAGCTTTGCTGCGGATGTACCGCCGGAGATTATTCGGATTGTCATCGGTTCGATTATCTTTTTCATTGCAGCACAAGGCATCGTGCGCTGGATTCTTAAACCGTTCTATTCCAAGCGCAAGAAAGAGAAGGTGTTGTAG
- a CDS encoding ABC transporter permease, translating to MDLLTIGQIINTTLVFATALIFASLGGIFSEKSGVTNLGLEGFMVFGAFAAGIGAHYAQEAGMGGTTAAWMGVLLAIVIGVLVSLIHAVASITFKADQIISGIVINFLAAGSTLYMVKLLFEGSGDSPLVQGFNKFNVPFLEDIPLLGEALFKNVYPPTYLAILFVFLTYYIMFKTPFGLRLRAVGEHPSAADTVGIKVRRYRYIGVMISGALAAVGGAAITLTTTGTFSHNTVSGQGFIAIAAMIFGKWNPIGAFGAAAFFGFSQAIRNYVQNFEWTQSIPQEIIYMLPYLLTLIVLVAAVGRSSAPSALGEPYDPGKR from the coding sequence ATGGACTTGTTGACAATCGGGCAAATTATTAATACGACGCTTGTCTTTGCTACGGCATTGATTTTTGCTTCCCTCGGGGGGATTTTCTCGGAAAAATCCGGAGTAACAAACCTTGGTCTCGAAGGTTTTATGGTGTTCGGTGCTTTTGCGGCCGGTATTGGGGCTCACTATGCTCAGGAAGCGGGTATGGGCGGAACGACAGCAGCATGGATGGGAGTCCTGCTTGCTATAGTCATTGGTGTGCTCGTTTCACTTATTCATGCAGTGGCCTCGATCACGTTTAAAGCTGACCAAATTATCAGCGGTATCGTAATTAACTTTTTGGCAGCAGGAAGTACGCTGTACATGGTAAAACTGCTGTTTGAAGGTTCTGGAGATTCACCTCTGGTTCAAGGATTTAACAAATTCAATGTGCCTTTTCTTGAGGATATTCCTTTGCTCGGAGAAGCGCTCTTCAAAAATGTTTATCCACCAACGTATTTGGCAATATTATTTGTGTTTTTGACCTATTACATTATGTTCAAAACACCTTTTGGCCTTCGTCTGCGTGCAGTGGGTGAACATCCAAGTGCGGCCGATACAGTAGGTATTAAAGTGCGTCGTTACCGTTATATCGGTGTGATGATCAGTGGAGCACTTGCAGCCGTTGGCGGCGCAGCCATTACACTGACGACGACAGGGACTTTTTCGCACAACACGGTATCGGGACAAGGTTTTATTGCCATAGCAGCGATGATCTTTGGTAAGTGGAATCCGATCGGGGCTTTTGGAGCAGCGGCATTTTTCGGATTTTCTCAAGCCATTCGAAACTATGTGCAAAATTTTGAATGGACCCAAAGTATTCCCCAGGAAATTATCTACATGCTGCCTTACTTGCTGACACTTATTGTGCTTGTAGCAGCAGTGGGACGTTCTTCGGCGCCATCTGCACTGGGAGAACCGTATGATCCGGGTAAGAGGTAA
- the rplT gene encoding 50S ribosomal protein L20 produces the protein MARVKGGFVVRRRHKKVLKLARGYFGSKHRIFKTANEQVMKSLVYAYRDRRNTKRNFRRLWIVRINAAARMNGLSYNKLIHGLKLAGVDMNRKMLADLAVNDINAFNSLATVAKGKINA, from the coding sequence ATGGCAAGAGTAAAAGGCGGTTTTGTAGTACGTCGTCGTCATAAAAAGGTTTTGAAACTGGCAAGAGGTTATTTCGGTTCCAAACACCGTATCTTTAAAACAGCTAATGAGCAAGTAATGAAATCCTTGGTATACGCATACCGTGACCGTCGCAACACGAAACGTAACTTCCGCAGACTGTGGATCGTTCGTATCAATGCTGCAGCACGTATGAACGGTTTGTCTTACAACAAACTGATCCACGGATTGAAACTTGCTGGAGTAGACATGAACCGCAAAATGTTGGCTGATCTGGCCGTTAATGACATCAATGCGTTCAACTCTTTGGCGACTGTAGCTAAAGGCAAAATCAACGCTTAA